The DNA segment tcatcctagtgaaatgaaagtctcgattatgaacgacgttatataacgagactaaaaatttcgtggttcggtctgatacaaactccttttatatagaatattcccgctcgcatgtctaatacatgaatgatcaggatcagatcatttgtagcaatttacaacatttgtagcacctacaaagcgggccaaactcgtagtgtcaccaggataaagtacccaaccttatccactatgaagcacagatacttcatgtgaggcaaagaatcagtattagatacgtatcggataccgatacttctgGATACTTtctagatacgtatctgacacgcgatttgacgtatttaTACTTTCAGATACCTTCCAGATATGTATCTGacatgcgatttgacgtatctatttctatgcgtaccttttttaaagaaaaaatacaagTAACTCAtgtaatctttcccaatctaaaattaggcaacttATTCAAAAAgttcactactcgagtccaagactaaaagaaaaataaataagtacCAGACCAAATCCTAGATTAGAATCAtttaatctccatcttcacatttgaatcctcacaaagtccaccaaaatatataccatttggatatcttcaacaataagttcttcatttatcttcatacttctctctctaattttcttcttcttttctttgcaatatgagtcacttttctattacattttattaattattgtacttcaacatcttagatgtttctttttgtattgtatttcaatgTTTGTATTCTATCTTGTGTTATTGTTATAAACTTGTacgctaaatttatctataacctagatttttttaaagaaaaaaagtatcttcaacgtatcagtatcctcgttttttagaaatatatatattaaaaaaatggcgCATCCTTAGATGTATCTGTATCTTAactttttagaaattgacgaatcgtcgtaTCCAATCATATCCGTGTCGTGCAGCTGTATCTGTGTCTGTACTTCATagcttatccatatactacagaccatttaggttatcacttaaatacgatccacctgtatgtctccacatacatgtttaagttacaacgataaccacagatgttagtttattggtttgtggttaatgcaactaaaaaatcatatatttcatGGATAAAGTGaataaattatcaaatattattaaccACTAaaacgtttgttcatacaagtatttacaaactataagaccctatgagattttgGGGCATGAACTCCAATAGGGACTTCTTGAAACTCAAAGTTTTacttctttatttctttcttttctttttcttcttttcttcttctcatctTTTTGTCTCTCcccacatacacatatacctttTCCCCATCCCCTTTggtcatttattaattaaattcataatcaataaaactttttctttttttgttaccTCTCAATCTTAACTCTTAAGGGGTGTTTAGGGCAATGATTATCCTAAAAcactacaatatttactatttgctacaatttttactattttacctttatcatttttttcttattcgctacagtgtttactatttccttctcaaactaaaatagttcaCACATCagacacatactattataacctaaactaaaataatttacagcccaaacataaattattataacctaACTACAATAATCTATGACTACAATAACCAACTCCCCTTCAGAGTTAAGTCTTCTTGAAGCTCAAAAAGTCTTCTTGAAGCTCAAAGTTttacttctttctttcttcttcttttcttcttctcctcttttTGTCTCTCTCCCACATACAAACACACCTTTTCCCCATCCTCTTTGatcatttattatttaaattcataatcgataaaaaaaaaaaaaaatcattttgttaCCTCTCAATCTCAACTcttaacttttattttcattaatataatCCCACAATTTCTTAAGCCTTGTCTTATCCtttattccaattttttatttttgtgatcGAAATTAAATTTCCATATACCCTTGACAAGAATGAAAGTGAAAAATGAAGGGAAAAATGTTTTTTCCATTAATAATCAATATTGCTTTAAATTAAAGAATCCAACATTAATATGGGTAATAGTTagtaaaaatattgatagaataTACAAAGagaatataaagaaaatattgttACAACAATGAAAGCATTACCTGTTGAGATTTATAACTTATTTAAGCACCACTTAAATAGtccaaaaaaattttaaaaatcttaaTTTCTAAGATTTCTTTTAAAGGTGTCTGATTGATATATATCCgcataataaatcattttgCAATCAAAATTTATCAATTTCCTTAAATATAaaggaataaaaagaaataaatgtttcttctgtttaaattttattttacttggttcttgataatttaaaatatcaaaaggAGGGTTAATGTTTGaattgtatatattcatattttatattaaatataaaatagcCAAGTAGTTgggatatattatattatatcatatatagcgtccttttattttctttctaaagttgTATTAAGGAAAAGGTAAACGTGGAGCGCAACTATTGGTGTAAGACACACGACATTCCAAGTAAGTGGCCGCAGATTATAGAAATTCATTGATTAGAGCtcactaattttgaaaaatagttttgaaacctCCATTTTTAGCTTTCaattcttcattttcattttacaagTGGAAGCTCCAAATATGGCAAAGTGCTTCACAGCCAAGAGATTCAAACTTCTAGTTTCACCTCCAAATCCAAGAATTGCTCTGGATCCACATTTTAGGGTTACTCTATATAATTCTATGTCAATTTCCATTTCAATCCAGCTTCTTGAAAGCCTCCAACTATGAAGGGATGCTAGCCCATGAATGCTTATTTGAATCTTCCATGTGCTTTCTTTTCAATTTCTGAATTTCCTATTCCTACCCGTGTTTCTCCTAATTTGCTTTGTCCCTGTTTCTCTCTGTACACGACTTTATTTCCATGGTGATTCATAGAGAGATGTTTGTTCTTTTCATTCTTTCCATGCTGTCTTTTGGTATTACTACTCATGGTCATGGCGGTAATAATACTGGTGTTACTTACGATGCTAGATCACTTATCATTAATGGTAAAAGAGAGCTTCTGTTCTCTGGTTCCATTCATTATCCAAGAAGTACTCCAGAGGTACATGCCAAAAAACCCTATGTtttgtttgtaaaaaaaattgaggaggaattgatataaaaatTGATGAAACCACAtcttaatctctaaattttagattaaaataaaCTGAGGAAATGTTGTTTTCGAGTTGCAGATGTGGCCAGATATTCTAGACAAGGCGAGACGTGGaggtttgaatttgattcagacttatgttttCTGGAATATTCATGAGCCTGTGGAAGGCCAGGTAAAGTTGAAGATCTTGGAGTTTGTGATTGATTTATGTGATTCGTAACTTGATTCAACtatattttttcaatatgcagTTTAATTTCGAAGGAAATTACGATTTGGTAAAATTTATCAAGCTCATTGCTGAGAAAAAGATGTATGTGACTTTAAGGGTTGGACCCTTCATCCAAGCTGAATGGAACCATGGGTATTGATCATCATTACCTCTTTCAAGCTTCAAAATTtctataattctttttctctcttttttccctttctttctcACTAATATTTGGTTTTCACCTTCAGAGGACTTCCATATTGGCTCAGAGAGAAACCAAACATTATTTTCCGTTCATATAACTCCCCATTCAAGGTAAAATATGACTGTCATCTTTACAGTTTGAATTTGTCTAGGAAATTGGAGTTGGAAGGTAGtacaagaaaattaattattttatttgcagcATTACATGAAAAAATATGTAACAATGATCATAGACATGATGAAGGAAAATAAACTTTTTGCTTCTCAAGGAGGACCCATCATTTTAGCTCAGGTATGTATCTATCTATATACATATATTCCTCATTGTTAGTTTATttgatctttttcttctttttaaattttttctaacACAATTTTTCCATCCACGATTCAGATTGAAAATGAATATAACCATGTTCAACTTGCATATGATGAGCTTGGTGTCCAATACATCCAGTGGGCAGCAAATATGGCAGTTGGATTTGGGGTTGGAGTTCCATGGATCATGTGCAAGCAGAAGGATGCTCCTGATCCAGTGGTAAGTTTAACGATCTCTTTACAATTGTTCTTGATTGGTGTAGAAAAAAGAAACTGATATGGGAAGATTAAAGAACAAAGTAGAAAAAAGAAACTGATATGGGAAGATTAAAGAACAAAGTATTAGAAGTTTTATGATTTCATCCTCGTTCTTAGAACTAAAGAGACCACTTATATGTTCAGATCAACACCTGCAATGGAAGGCACTGCGGAGATACTTTTACAGGACCCAACAAACCCTATAAGCCTGCACTATGGACTGAGAATTGGACTGCTCAGTAAGCATATATACCTAGTTTTACTGACAATTTTTCACGGCGTGGAAAATGATGTGAATTAAAAAGGAAGGTTACTATATACATGCATAAGTACGATCTAAACATCAACTATTTCCTGTCATAAAACAGGTACAGAGTATTTGGAGATCCACCTTCACAAAGATCAGCAGAAGATATTGCCTTTTCGGTCGCCCGATTCTTCTCCAAGAACGGTAGTTTGGTAAACTATTATATGGTAAGAAATATATGGCTTTTTCCATGCCTATAAATTTACTAAGTTAGCATAATTCTACTTTTATGGCAACCAATGGGACTATTTTACGTTTGCAGTACTATGGTGGAACAAACTTCGGTAGAACAAGTGCTGTCTTTACAACAACTAGGTACTATGATGAAGCACCACTTGACGAATTTGGTAAGTGGATTATATGTCTAGGTATGAGCAATCACGTGCTTGAACGCTCACTcaaatgtctaaaattttgcaCCTTTATGATGTGAAAGGCTTACAAAGGGAACCGAAATGGGGTCATCTCAGGGACGTGCACAAGGCATTGAATCTGTGCAAGAAACCTCTCCTCTGGGGAACTCCTAGAACCCAGGTGATGGGCAATGGTTTAGAGGTACTATAATCATTTATATACATTCGATGTAATATTTTAAGTGAAGGCACTTGGCTGATCCTTCAAAACCACCAAGTTATGCTAATTGATCAACTTGTTGTATCCTATACAGGCTCGCATTTATGAGAAGCCAGGAACTAATATTTGTGCTGCTTTCTTGGCCAACAATGACACAAAGAGTGCACAAACTATTACATTCAGAGGACGGGAATATCTTCTTCCACCTCGATCAATTAGCATACTTCCTGACTGTAAAACTGTTGTCTACAACACTCAGACGGTAAAACTCCTCTCTCATGAAAACTTAGTGACAGGAAGTTTAATAAAATAGGTTCTGTGGgttgttaaattataaatcttGCCGCAATTGAGGACTCTAATTGACTCTTCCATAACcatttgccaaaaaaaaaaaaaaaaacacagatTGTATCACAACACAATGCCAGGAACTTTATCCCATCAAAGGTTGCAAGCAATTTCAAGTGGAAAATGTCAGCTGAACCCATTCCAACTGTTCAACAAGTACCAGTAAATAATAAGATACCGTTGGAGCTCTACAGTTTACTTAAGGACACCACAGATTATGGATGGTACACCACTAGGTAAGACAAACTCTATTTTctcacaaaataataataataataataataggcTAAATGACGAGCAATAGAACTCTAATGTTTGAAGTTGTTGTGGATATTTAACATCTTTACATCAACTGATAACAGCTTCGAGTTGGACAAAGAAGACGTATCAAAGCGTCCTGATATCCTACCAGTGCTACGTATTGCAAGCCTTGGTCATGCTATACTTGTATTCATCAATGGGGAATACATGGGTAAGTGTTTATCCAAATATGAATACTATATTACACATAAGTTTCTCCACATAGCATACATCCTAACATTGAAAATATTCATCGCTAAAGAACATAGGGGTCTTTTGATTTCTAGGAACGGCACATGGCAGTCACGAGGAGAAAAACTTCGTTTTCCAAAAATCAGTGCCCTTAAGGGCTGGAATTAATAACATAGCTCTGCTAGGCATGACAGTGGGACTTCCAGTATGGAGATTACAACCCAGTGCTTGTCATTTCTGTTTGATTgtattttagaaaatataatcACCACTTTCTTTTGTCAATAATGCAGGATAGTGGAGCATACATGGAACACAGATTTGCAGGGCCTCGATTTATAACAATCCTTGGTTTAAATACCGGAACACttgatatttctaaaaatggCTGGGGACACCAGGTAATATTACAAGTAGCCCTTTTATACCTAACTAATCAAGTAAATGAAGTTGATTGGCAAAACATACGTCATAGGTTGTACAACTTAAATACTCACACTCTTGCAGGTTGGTCTGAATGGAGAAAAAGTTAAAGCTTTCACTCAGGGAGGATCACACCGAGTTGACTGGAGCGAAATCAAGGAAGAAAAAACTGCTCTCACATGGTTCAAGGTAATGATAATAAGCAATTCTATCAACTCTTTTCTCAGTTTTGGCATTGGAGATAAAATGTACCAACTCCATGGAGATACTATTGATTCAACTAAACTCACTCATTAATCTTGCAGACATATTTTGATGCTCCAGAAGGAAATGACCCTGTGGCTATTAGAATGAATGGAATGGGGAAGGGACAAATTTGGGTGAATGGTAAAAGCATCGGTCGGTATTGGATGTCCTACTTATCCCCTTTAAAAATGCCTACTCAATCAGAGTAAGCAACCACCCTTCTCCTTTTCCCTACTCATTAACATCTCtataaactcaaaattcaaaaaagttTTGTCCAACGAAAAAAATGTTGCTCTTTCTCAGGTACCATATTCCAAGAACCTTCATAAAGCCATCAGAAAATCTACTGGTAATATTGGAAGAAGAGGATCACACACCTGAAAAGGTTGAAATAGTTCTCGTGAACAGAGACACAATCTGCAGCTTCATTACCCAATATCATCCACCAAATGTCAAGTCCTGGGAAAGGAAAGACAAGCAATTCAGAGCTGTAGTAGATGATGTGAAAACAAGTGCCCACCTCCGGTGTCCCCACGACAAAAAGATCGCCTCCATTGAATTTGCAAGCTTCGGTGATCCTTCTGGTGTTTGTGGAAACTATCAACATGGAAAATTCCACTCATCGTCCGATACACAAAAACTCGTTGAACAGGTAAAAGAAActaatacaaatacaaactTCTTGTTTCAGTTTGATTAACCTTTTCAaatggggttttttttttttttttttttttttttttttttttttttttgcagcaTTGTTTGGGTAAAGAAAACTGTTCAGTGCCAATGGATGCATTCAACAACTTCAAGAATGAATGTGATGAGAAGACACTAGCAATACAAGCAAAATGCAATGCTTAGAATTTGAATGGACAAATATTttcaaagaaagaaggaaaagatcTGGAGAGGCTAGTCTACACATTCTGTTTGCTACTAACAACATGTTTCATAAATCACATCCCCTTCAGAGTTGGGGTTTCTTGAAGCTCAAAGTTttacttc comes from the Benincasa hispida cultivar B227 chromosome 5, ASM972705v1, whole genome shotgun sequence genome and includes:
- the LOC120077570 gene encoding beta-galactosidase 13-like; its protein translation is MVIHREMFVLFILSMLSFGITTHGHGGNNTGVTYDARSLIINGKRELLFSGSIHYPRSTPEMWPDILDKARRGGLNLIQTYVFWNIHEPVEGQFNFEGNYDLVKFIKLIAEKKMYVTLRVGPFIQAEWNHGGLPYWLREKPNIIFRSYNSPFKHYMKKYVTMIIDMMKENKLFASQGGPIILAQIENEYNHVQLAYDELGVQYIQWAANMAVGFGVGVPWIMCKQKDAPDPVINTCNGRHCGDTFTGPNKPYKPALWTENWTAQYRVFGDPPSQRSAEDIAFSVARFFSKNGSLVNYYMYYGGTNFGRTSAVFTTTRYYDEAPLDEFGLQREPKWGHLRDVHKALNLCKKPLLWGTPRTQVMGNGLEARIYEKPGTNICAAFLANNDTKSAQTITFRGREYLLPPRSISILPDCKTVVYNTQTIVSQHNARNFIPSKVASNFKWKMSAEPIPTVQQVPVNNKIPLELYSLLKDTTDYGWYTTSFELDKEDVSKRPDILPVLRIASLGHAILVFINGEYMGTAHGSHEEKNFVFQKSVPLRAGINNIALLGMTVGLPDSGAYMEHRFAGPRFITILGLNTGTLDISKNGWGHQVGLNGEKVKAFTQGGSHRVDWSEIKEEKTALTWFKTYFDAPEGNDPVAIRMNGMGKGQIWVNGKSIGRYWMSYLSPLKMPTQSEYHIPRTFIKPSENLLVILEEEDHTPEKVEIVLVNRDTICSFITQYHPPNVKSWERKDKQFRAVVDDVKTSAHLRCPHDKKIASIEFASFGDPSGVCGNYQHGKFHSSSDTQKLVEQHCLGKENCSVPMDAFNNFKNECDEKTLAIQAKCNA